The nucleotide window tttggtagaatttcttctaaagtgggccctcgcagggcctcttcggatttcagggtgaaatccggggcgggtcctgtcaaatgCATGATTATTGAATTTATTAATTGTTATGTTAATGAGATAATTGGATATTTGGATATGCATTCTAGATTTCTAGTCTTCCAGGTACCAGAAGTGCATTACTGCAGTTTGGAAAACAGGAAAAACAGGCAAAGTTTGTTGAATTGAAAattgggcccgaaaagcccgaaagACCTAACCGGCCCGAATGGGTTCGGTTTCTATCGGTTTTGATTTCGAAAAAATCCCGAACCGGTCCGAACCAATAATTTTGATCTCGGTCTCGGTCTTACTGATTTTCGAGCCCGACCCTACCCGAGCCCAGCCCTACCAAAAACTTCTCAGCGCAAGAACACCACAGCAAGTTCAGCTCAATTGCAGACCCAACGGAGAAGGAAAAAGCTTGTGCCGACACCGCCACAAACTGATCCATCGCGTGACACAGAGACGTCACGAAAACTGCAACCAATAGCTTTGAACAAACCATATCCCGTTCAGACTCCGACAAACAAATCGCAAAACCATACAAAACATCCTTGAACACTATCAGCAGATAGCCCAGCAAATCCTTGCCAGACATAACAGTAaccaaagaaaacataaaaaagaaagaggaatcGAGGAAGGCAGCAGTGGAATGGCTGACGTGCCTTAGTAAGACATACGATACGACACCGATAACAGAGTACCGAATCGGCGAAATTTCGTTGAAAAAACTTATTGGTGAGGAAGATGTGCACCTAAAGTGTGAGGAATCTGAGATTTGAAAATCAGGAGAAAGATAGGGATAGGTAATCTGAGATCGAAAGGTTAGGAAGATATGGGTGATGGGAGAAAGGGTGATGGGAGAGAGGAAGGAAAGCGAAGGAGGAACAAACCTGCCACCGCCGGGGCAGAGATCGACCATGAAAGCGGGTCGGGAAGGGTTTTCAATTACGAAGGGATTTgaggaaaaggaagagagaagcGAGAGCCTCTCTCTCCTAAAACTGACCCTTTCGCTCTGGAGACAGCGGACTTCTCAATTTTCCTTTTTGTTGATTGTTGTTTTTTCTAGTTAgctaattttctttattttaatgttTTTGTTGGGAGGTTTTAGTTTTGGTCCCCTTTGAAAGGAAGCTTTTCTTCATTGTATTTAATAAATTTGGCTCATGAATTCTTACAAGATTTTAtcaaaaataataatcataataaatGAAAAGGTCAAGTGTGTGGAGTACGTCATTGGGCAAATGAAAGATCAGAATTCCATAGCTGATTTTGACACTTAATAATCTTCTCCATTTTAGACTTTTGACGAAATTACTATATCTTTGCTTCTGTCATTGTGGAGCTATTGGGCTTATAACACTTGATCTACATCAACAAAGTTACTCGAAGACAAAGATGATGGTTATTTAACTAGCTATAAATTGCAGATAACTAATAATATTACAACTAAGAAAGTACAATAATTAGCTTATAAGTCGAATTCAGGACATTTCATTTACAAAATAATCAGTTAAGCACTAATGTTACTAAACTAAGTAATAATGTTCTAAAAATGGTTAGGCGGTAGGCGGGTGGTGGGTGGTGGGGAAGGGCTTAGCGACTAGGCACATGGGCTGGGGCTAGGCGGATTTTTACTTtattaaacaaaatataaataagtgtcaaattaaattaataaactaTATTCAGTATTATAATCAATtcgaaaatatggaaaagaaaaaaaaaagttaattaaaCACCTAATATTGTATTAgtatttgacccaaaaaaaatattctgaacatttttttttaaacctagCGCACCTAGATGTCACCCACACTAATCAAGGCGGCTGGCCACCACATAGCGCCTAAGTTGCCGCCTAGGAAAACTTCTAGAACAGTGAGTTAAAGTTTCAAACTATACctcttgttattattattatcttccaTCAATCTGCCTTATTTAATATTAGAGAGGCTCAACATGCAGTAGGCAGTAGCAGCACAATTGTGCCGATGTCAATTATTGGAACAATAATATTCCGATCCAGGCATCCAAAGCCTTGTTATTTGACGTTGTAAACTCTGATTGCTCCAGAAGTATTTCTATTTCAAGCTctcttcttttaaaaaaaaaaaaaaaaacatatagtAGCAGCAGCTTGCTGATTCTAATATAGGCGCCTGCAGAGGGTGAGCCCATCTCCGACGGAAAGAAGAACTAATTCAATACGGGGATCTGCGGCTAGGAAGCTGTTCAGTTCCTTCAAATGACGGCTGATTTCCCTGAAGTATTCAGCCCCCTCCTCCTCAGGTTCTGCTACTGAGCCAAACCACAGGGTGTTGTCATAAGCTATTATTCCTCCAACCTTGACAAGCTTCAGTAGCAGTTCATGATATTTGATGTAGTTGTTCTTATCAGCATCCACAAACGCAAAATCAAAGCTGCCTTCTTCCTTTCCCTGCATCGTGTTAAACGTTActtgattatttatttacacGTACGCCAAGACGGTAGATGGTCGATTCATTCGACTCGGAgcaatacatatataattaaaaacataaacataaaCCAACGAGGCAAGAATCGAGCTGACCAAAGGTACTACCTCTGGCCGCTCTAGCTGATTGAATAGGTGAATATGTGTGAATTCTTGGTCTTAAGAGACGTGTAAATTTCTTAATTAAGGTCGTCATAGCATTAGTTAATGAATGAAGCTGAAGTTCCATAGCTTAGGACTATAATCACGTACAGATTAAAAAAACTTACACTGTTAATGAGATCACTTAGGAATAACAAGGCATTTGATTGATAGAAGTCAATCTTATGCTCCACCCCGGCCTTTCTGATGAATGGCAATCCAACCTCGTACGCTTCTTTATCCTGATCGATTGCTATTATCTGAAAAAGTAAAACTCGATGTTTTACGTTGGCCTTAGCAATCTAAATTTCTAACTAGCTAACTAATATTATCCAATATAATTTAATTTATGAAGACCTAAAAATTGGTGACGTTcctatcaaaaaaaaataaaaaattggtgACGTTAAAACAAATTGCGTACTTTGCCATCAGCAGGAAGTGCAAGAGCAGTAGTGAGAAGTGAATAACCAGTGAATACCCCTAACTCCAATGTCTTCTTCGCATTCATGATCTTCAGAAGCATGGAAACAAGCAGACCTTCATCAACAGGCACATTCATAATACACCTGTGTACAAAATGTGATTATATTGCTTttttaagtaattttttttttctttaccatATATTGATTTGATTAACAATCAAATAACATAACGTATATATGCATAATCAAATCGAATATCTGTAATATAATCACAAATATTCAACCTACAGCTGCTCATATTTCTTGACCGTGGCTTCCCTAAGTTGCTTCAATTGCTCGTGTTCTCTCGGGTAACAGCTGGTTTCCAGGATGTACTGCATGTCATACAACAAATTAAGGCCATGTAATTATTTTTAGGATGCTACCAATCTTCTTCATAACTCTTAGATACTGAATATGATAAGATATAACTAATTAAGAAGCTTATGAATATATGCAAAATCAAAGAGAGTGGTAAAATGAAGATTAACGTACCTTGAGAAGGGCATGGCTTCGGAACAAGTTCTTGTTTTCTAAGACCAGATGATCGAACTTCTCTTCTTTCGTAGCTGCTGCCATGATATCTGAACAAATTACTATTGCAAATTATAACCAGCAATGATCGATCTTCTACATATAAGTGAAGAAGCTAGTGAGAAATCAAATATGCATATATAGTTTTTATCGGAATGCTAATAGTTGAGTAGAATTATCAAAAGGGCTAGCTactgctctgtgacaggttatAAAAGACTTAGCCCACTATTTTTAACAGGCAGCACGCAGCAGCTACTTATGACTTTACACACGATATCATGAGAAAAATGTACCTAACAACTTTGGTTACAAGTTTAAGGATTTTTCTCCCTTTAATTAATGACCAACCCTGCAACAACCGTCTCCCAAAACATTTTTGATTCTAGACAACAATGTAACTCCCCACCCCACCTCACCCTACATTGGAACTCATGACATCTATGGTGTTAGTTAGGCTAGCTAACCAACAAGCCACAACTCACTGACACGATTGCCCAAAACATCGTAGGTGCAAAATGCAATGCATGCCCAACATCATGTAACTTTTTGTTTCTGTCATATTTTCATTTAATAATGCAATTTTTATCCACaacttttttttaaatcaaatttTTATCCAAAACTGAAGTAAAATTTCTATTGATGATATCTTGACCCAATGCCCAAATTTGGGTCAAGATACTCCCACTAAATCCAATAAGAGATTTTAATTCCCATTCACCGAATTTAAATATCAAATAACGGTTATAGGctcttaaaattttaaaattacacTATACCACAGCaccccctctctttctctcttcatatcGACTCCAGACTAGAACTAGAAGCTGGCGGCCTTCTGCATCTCCTCCCTCCGCCTGGATCTATGTCCCCACCTTCCTCGTCGTCCTCACCGGCTCTGGAACCTTTGGTGATGTCCTCTCGTTCTCTGCCGTGTTCCTTCCCCGAATGACGGCGTCCGGTCCAATCCCTAACGTACAGCTTCACCATCTCTCTCACAGGACCGCAGAGCCAGATTGTCGGAGGACTCGTCGGCCTTGATCGGTGGTGTTCTTCTCCTACGACACCGATTCTTCCGGCTAGAAacatgtttcttcttcttcttcttcttcgtctccaAGGCCGATACTGAAGAAACTCTTCTTCGAATACAGTTTTGTCTGCATATTTGGTTTTCTAATAATGATTTGATCATGGTGCGAGTCCAAGCGGTTGTGATTAATATTCTCCTAGAGAAAATAGATATTCTGAAATTAGATCTCTGTTCTTGTTTGCTGCATGTGCTTCTGGCCTACTTGATAACAAAATTGAGAGGTAACTATTTAATGGATGAGGTACTCTGAGAGTAATTAGATTTTTTGGTCGAAGTGGTAAAACAATCTGACACATGAGAATTGCTACTATCCATGGTTAATACTAATTACTGAATAGTGAGTACGTACTAACCGGGGTTATTCCTTAATTATCAAATTGTacaactttttcttcttatttcttGTAATTAATATTAGGGAAATTTATTATTGGGAGGGGAAGGGAGAATAAAAGATTTATTAGTGGGCAATAGGTTTATTATTGGGGACAATAAACTTTCTATTGGGGCCAATAAACATTCTATTGGTGGGTAACAAAcattctattggggggcaataaactttctattagggggtaataaactttttattggagGCCAATAAAcattctattggagggcaataaactTTCTATTGGGTTTTATTTATGGTCAATAATATTCTCCGGTGACCTATAAGATCTCTGACGACCTCTTTAGGGACATCCGGCGAGGTTTCCTGCAACCGATGACCTGAGTCCGGTGGTCGGATTCCGGTGACCGATAACCGGATTTCGGCAACTAGTGACCGGAGTCCGATGGCCAATGACTGGAGGCCGATgaagtctccaatgacttctctctctaagtgacaaagagaaGGGGGGAAAAttgtctaaaaaaaaataaaaaataattaattgggtattagggcaaaaaatatgtaatttattggGTAAGTAGGCAATTTTTTTGGATAAATGAGGTTAATGTAGTTCAAATTTAggtaaatggacattttcccTTCCATATTTCCTCAACGTTTTcattaaaaaatttattttcaaaatatcGATATTTTCACGTcataataatatttttttttatcttgctCATAGAAACTTCTACAAACATCTGCGAAAGAAGAGATATTAGAACCAAAAACTAATTAAAGAAGGTGACTCATGATCAACAGATTCTGCGACGTCCCTAATTAACCCATGAACGGATTATTTTGACGAGTCTTAACCTTCTCCGAGCCTATCAATTATGCATGAATCCTACATTAATTAACTGGGGCATCAAATGGGCTATGTTAGACTAACATAGCCCATTTGATACAGGGGCGGAACTAGGATTGAAAGTTTGAGGGGGTCCAAAATGCAATTTTCTTAAATGTAAATACCAAGTATTCAAAATAATCATAAAAGCTAATTAGCAAAGAAGTAATTAATAGTTTTATACCataatttataattatgtttgaacaaaaaatttagtAAGAAAGaagcttaaatatttcataagGGTTTAATAGTTTCCAAAAGAAAACACAAGTTTAATCTAAAGTCATACCAAATATTAATTATTATGGGTTGTGATTGgttaatatattaattttggTAAGATAAATATGATATATATTAATAATCTATGAATAGAATGTCTAAATAAGGGAGATATTGAAAAAAATTTGCAGGGGTCCGAACCCCCCCAGACGCCAACATAGGTCCGCCCCATTGTTAGAAGAATTTTGGCAAGTTCTAGTAAGCAAACAGAGGAACAACCATATATTGGGGATTCAACCTCtcagccatatatatatatcattttgggtAGCGTGCCCCGAACCGAGGACCTGAAGGCTAGGGGGAAGGAGATAGAGAAAAGGCATGATATTAGCATTACAGCGATATCAGAAACCTCCTCCCCCGTTGCGGACCAGTCCACCTGAAAAGTTGTTATTGAACTAATTTCTTCTCTTCAAGTATCTGGTTTGATTTGTATGGTTTAATTTTTATTAGGACCTCtaaatttattttcatcaagacTTTTTATGTCTTTATGTTCATGCATCTTTTTCTCTTCAAACAACAAATTTAAATCTCCCTTAAATTACTAACAATCTAACATGACCTTATTCATATAATTTATATACAAAAATATAGAAACTTTGTAATACATTGAAATTCACTTGAGGTAAATTTACACACAATAATTTCactcattaatttttctttgcAAATATAttctttcttagtttctttttaGCTGATCCTCCATTTTTGTTCAACCTCCATGACTTTTAATTTCAAATGCAAAATTATTAATTGACTGTAAACCCAGTTCAAGATGTTCCTAATGCAAAATTTTTGATGTGAACGTACATGCATGCTTCTGCATAAATgtcatctttttttcttcttaattaTGTGCCTAGGGTGTGAATCAAAATGTCTATTTAATCAACTACATTCATGTGGATAAATGTTAGAAACTCAGTACAGTTTTCTTGGGTTGATTGCATCCCTAATGTGTCAGTGTTCTATATATTAAGAACTTTAAAGTTGAGTATTCTCTTCAATAAATATTACTctttctaatttatttttttaataaactttCAATTACTTATGTCCGTCACTTGTTTAGCACCTTTGAATTTGAAAAGTGATCGTTGCATTAATTAGATGAAGATATGAAAAAGGTTTATGTCGTTTATAAATTAGGAGGTGtagaaaaataattttttgcTTATGATTTGTGGTCCATACTAGTAATCTTATATTAGGATAAATATGAaatttcataattaaaaaaaagagtagtCAAATGAGAAAATTTGAAGGTCCCAATAGAATAATTCATACGGACTtcacaaccaaaaccaaaatcaattgacaatggatgaaTTAAGTtgacccaaatccttataaacttaTAAGCAAAGTCCCTACTTTTTTCATGTCGGATTAATTCATACTCTCAACACATCATCGTTCATGCAtgtggtgaattttcaagccatacccATTGGACAACTGATATTAGGTGACGTGGAGTCCGTATGACCACGAGACATGCACACATGGCATAACCTGACACTCATACCATGTTAAAGTAATTTGAGcttcacaatcaaaatcaatTGACAATGAATAAAGTTAACCCAAATCCTTATAACCTGATAAACAATATCTTCATTTTCTCATGTAAAATTCATATTCTCAACACAGTTCAAAATTGAGTAATCCAAACCGTTAATGACATCctcacaagtcacaagttaGAATCAAAGACTTACAGCTCTATATTCAGTTCAGATCGATTCAACTCCATTATTGCTAAACATGTGCAGTTCACATCAGAATATGATATATCAAATTGCTTCCAGCATCAATCAAACTTCGACATGCATGATCATTGAGAAGGATCAAATCATACGTACATGAATTCATACCATCACGTCATCAACACATGCATGATCATTTTAAAATTAACTAATTAAACAGCCTTATTTATTATTAGAGAGCTTCAGCATTAAGTTGTTTCTTTGCCAAGTTTAGTGGAGGCGCCTGCAGAGGGTGAGGCCATCCCCAATGGAAACAAGAGCCAATTCGACACGAGGGTCAGCGGCTAGAAAATTGTTCACTACAACCACATCATTTCTGCCTTTCCTTAAAGCCAATTCCTTCACCTTTTCCTCAGGTTCTGCAACTGTCCCAAACCACAGTGTGTTATCGTAAGCTATGATTCCACCAACCTTAACAAGTTTCATTAGAAGCTCGTGATAGTTGAGGTAGTTTTGCTTGTCCGCATCCACAAATGCGAAGTCAAAGTTCCCTTCTTCCTTGCCCTTTTTACGATAAGTTTAAACCATATACATCAAATAACACTAGCTAGCATATATACATtgtactttcttttcttttattttttttctgttttgtcaTCGTTGTAGATTAAATTAACATGTTAGTTGGGGGAGCTATTCACATGTTGGGTTTGACGTATATATTTCAGTTAGTTATAGGTACGTACCATTTTGGTACGTATAGCTACATGTTGCAATTCGAgtctataattttttattttttgatcaaataagaacttcattaataataaactgcttacaacgagttttaggcGACATCTCTTACTCAGAAATGGCcatagacttcacactggaactctataatgactgactctaaacttgcactacaactgtatgGCAAAGACAATAagcgcaggagcagtgaatccttgacaTCTTACCTCTCATCCGGCCAGTAAGAATTCTAAGactagacaactcacttgtgtcgaCACTAACTCACCAACCAGAGTCCGCCTGACCAGtttttgatcgaccaagccaacactcgttGTGACCTAACCTCGACCAAAAGGATTGCCGGACATtcagacctgggactaaagaaaacccaacaccatcaccaccctattgtcaacaccatcaatccaccactgctccaaatcgccatcacCTCCAACCCAACCCAGACAGGAACgtcccactagaaggccaaggatgattgtctatgcaATTGCCAGACATTTTTGCCAccgctgctgacc belongs to Rosa chinensis cultivar Old Blush chromosome 4, RchiOBHm-V2, whole genome shotgun sequence and includes:
- the LOC112201013 gene encoding flavonoid 3',5'-methyltransferase, translated to MAAATKEEKFDHLVLENKNLFRSHALLKYILETSCYPREHEQLKQLREATVKKYEQLCIMNVPVDEGLLVSMLLKIMNAKKTLELGVFTGYSLLTTALALPADGKIIAIDQDKEAYEVGLPFIRKAGVEHKIDFYQSNALLFLSDLINSGKEEGSFDFAFVDADKNNYIKYHELLLKLVKVGGIIAYDNTLWFGSVAEPEEEGAEYFREISRHLKELNSFLAADPRIELVLLSVGDGLTLCRRLY
- the LOC112195834 gene encoding flavonoid 3',5'-methyltransferase, with the protein product MNVPVDEGLLLSMFLKMMNAKKTLELGILTGYSLLTVAPALPDDGKITAIDPNREAYEFGQPFIQRAGVEHKINFFPSDALTVLNDLINDGKEEGNFDFAFVDADKQNYLNYHELLMKLVKVGGIIAYDNTLWFGTVAEPEEKVKELALRKGRNDVVVVNNFLAADPRVELALVSIGDGLTLCRRLH